In one Trichlorobacter lovleyi SZ genomic region, the following are encoded:
- a CDS encoding DNA/RNA non-specific endonuclease — protein MSIKRFLLIALSISVLLHPVTGMASQTGCSEHFANGQAPDFINQKLTAKTREICYSGFAVKHSGVTRTPLYAAEHLTRDRILQGKGLKRQSKFHPDENIPRSERAELHHYARSEYDRGHIAPSADMFDIKSQYECFSLANMVPQIPENNRGPWGGIESAVRMMAKSKGNLYVVTGPIYQGGNIKQIGGAVMVPTKLFKAVYDPQRKEAGAYLIDNTAGAQPEKISIAELETLTGITIFPAVEETVKSRLMRLPEPRSYKERKRKGGRG, from the coding sequence ATGAGTATCAAAAGATTTCTTCTAATAGCGTTGTCGATATCCGTTCTTCTGCATCCTGTTACAGGAATGGCCTCCCAAACAGGCTGCTCAGAACATTTTGCCAATGGCCAGGCCCCTGACTTCATCAATCAAAAGCTCACCGCAAAAACGCGTGAAATCTGCTATTCGGGTTTTGCGGTCAAACATTCCGGTGTGACCAGGACGCCGCTCTATGCAGCTGAGCATTTGACGCGTGATCGGATCTTGCAAGGTAAAGGTCTCAAGCGGCAGAGCAAGTTCCACCCCGACGAGAATATCCCGCGTTCGGAACGGGCTGAACTGCATCACTATGCTCGATCTGAATATGACCGTGGCCACATAGCACCATCTGCTGACATGTTCGACATTAAATCACAGTATGAATGCTTTTCCTTGGCGAATATGGTTCCCCAGATACCCGAGAATAACCGTGGGCCATGGGGGGGCATAGAATCTGCTGTGCGGATGATGGCGAAGAGCAAAGGCAACCTTTATGTCGTCACCGGCCCAATTTATCAAGGTGGCAACATCAAACAAATCGGTGGAGCAGTGATGGTTCCGACAAAACTATTCAAGGCCGTTTACGACCCGCAGAGAAAAGAAGCCGGAGCATACCTGATTGACAATACCGCAGGTGCCCAGCCAGAAAAAATATCCATAGCAGAGCTTGAAACACTTACCGGGATCACCATCTTCCCGGCAGTAGAGGAAACCGTCAAATCCAGACTCATGCGTCTGCCTGAACCTAGATCATACAAGGAGCGCAAGCGCAAGGGAGGCCGAGGATGA
- a CDS encoding YheU family protein gives MELPKSIEVTIEPDDNYPQQHQPEHDEDGVDVPWDSINPETLRNLISEFVTREWPDTEYSLETKIDQVLKQLRTGQAKIVFDLVSKTCNIIPSR, from the coding sequence ATGGAATTGCCGAAATCCATTGAAGTGACGATCGAACCTGATGATAACTACCCCCAACAACATCAACCCGAACATGACGAGGATGGGGTCGATGTACCTTGGGACAGCATCAACCCTGAAACACTTCGCAACCTGATTTCCGAATTCGTCACCCGGGAGTGGCCAGACACGGAATACTCCCTCGAAACCAAAATTGATCAAGTGCTGAAGCAGCTCCGCACCGGGCAGGCGAAAATAGTTTTCGACCTGGTATCCAAGACCTGTAACATCATTCCGAGCAGGTGA
- the xseA gene encoding exodeoxyribonuclease VII large subunit yields MEKRFFPLSAITKRINELLEPAISKQFWVKAEISTGRERGGAFYCDLVETDDGGKIVAKIACTIWQRELSTIKELFKARNMDLVLTNGTVVGFLCSLQFSPQYGLSLRVIDADPSIALGEMELKKREIIERLQKEGLFETNKERFVPILPIRLGLITSSGSAAYNDFIQTLTASGYGFKIYLADAMVQGDQTEKSVLRALDALTGLDVDLVLILRGGGSKTDLYFLDNEAISRKIAGYPKPVWTGIGHEIDTSILDYIANRSFKTPTAAAEELVARFVQMRRQLDEATNTLKTVWAYRLKIDQDYLARAVTGIQQGPRKLLDVTASCLREQAQELRARVQRRLSTEQIGIGRRREKLRSLPLTLTKNHMERLAAKRQELSSGVTHCLTRTGETLSGLKQRFEKERFLRRLAVERERNEKNRQQLKARFFSVFKMKYMLLTNIKGRLKQERVLQRIALARTSLNDKMATLKAIDPQTVLKRGFALVYSQQGTLVRSIADVAEKQLIQTRLADGSLISEVTAKEINHE; encoded by the coding sequence ATGGAGAAACGATTCTTCCCCCTCTCCGCTATTACAAAGCGGATCAATGAACTGCTGGAGCCTGCCATCAGCAAGCAGTTCTGGGTCAAGGCCGAGATATCCACTGGCCGTGAACGAGGTGGAGCTTTTTACTGTGATCTGGTTGAAACAGATGATGGCGGAAAAATCGTTGCAAAGATAGCCTGCACAATCTGGCAAAGAGAACTTTCCACCATAAAGGAGCTGTTCAAAGCCAGGAACATGGATCTTGTGCTGACAAACGGCACAGTGGTCGGCTTTCTCTGTTCTCTTCAGTTTAGTCCCCAGTATGGCTTGTCCCTCAGAGTCATTGATGCCGATCCATCGATTGCTTTGGGTGAAATGGAGCTGAAAAAGAGGGAGATCATCGAGCGCCTGCAAAAGGAAGGGCTGTTCGAGACAAACAAGGAACGCTTCGTACCGATCCTCCCGATAAGGCTCGGCCTGATTACCAGTTCTGGGAGCGCGGCATACAATGACTTCATCCAGACCCTCACGGCGTCAGGCTACGGCTTCAAGATCTACCTGGCCGACGCTATGGTCCAGGGAGATCAGACAGAGAAATCGGTCCTTCGTGCTTTGGATGCCCTTACTGGACTCGATGTTGACCTTGTGCTTATCCTCCGGGGTGGCGGTAGCAAGACGGATCTCTACTTCCTGGATAATGAGGCCATTTCCAGGAAAATTGCCGGATACCCCAAGCCGGTGTGGACCGGTATCGGCCACGAAATCGATACGAGTATCCTGGACTATATCGCCAATCGCTCCTTCAAGACTCCAACGGCGGCGGCAGAGGAACTGGTGGCCCGCTTTGTTCAGATGCGCCGGCAGTTGGACGAGGCAACCAACACCCTGAAGACCGTCTGGGCCTACCGGTTGAAAATCGACCAGGACTATCTGGCAAGGGCGGTGACCGGCATCCAGCAGGGGCCGAGAAAACTGCTTGATGTGACAGCAAGTTGCTTGAGGGAGCAGGCACAAGAACTGCGTGCCCGGGTACAGCGTCGGTTGTCAACTGAGCAGATTGGAATAGGGAGAAGAAGGGAAAAATTACGTTCTCTCCCGCTGACCCTGACCAAAAATCATATGGAACGTCTGGCAGCAAAACGGCAAGAACTCTCATCGGGAGTAACTCACTGTCTTACCCGAACCGGAGAGACTCTGTCCGGACTGAAGCAACGCTTTGAAAAGGAGCGCTTTCTGCGGCGCCTGGCAGTTGAGCGTGAGCGCAACGAGAAAAACCGGCAGCAATTGAAAGCCCGGTTCTTTTCGGTATTCAAAATGAAATATATGCTTCTCACGAACATCAAGGGGCGGCTCAAGCAAGAGCGGGTTTTGCAGAGAATTGCTTTGGCTCGTACCAGTCTGAATGACAAAATGGCCACCCTGAAAGCTATCGACCCGCAGACTGTTCTGAAGCGTGGCTTTGCCCTTGTCTACAGCCAACAGGGCACTCTTGTCAGATCCATTGCTGATGTCGCTGAAAAGCAGCTTATTCAAACCCGCTTAGCTGATGGCTCTCTGATCAGCGAAGTTACTGCAAAGGAGATAAACCATGAGTGA
- the xseB gene encoding exodeoxyribonuclease VII small subunit, whose protein sequence is MSDTTEPTYEQKVEKLDEILTKLDNSETPIDKLAEDVKEGTRLIRELDKKLKQVETEVLDAFKELESD, encoded by the coding sequence ATGAGTGACACTACCGAACCTACTTATGAGCAGAAAGTAGAAAAGCTGGACGAGATCCTGACCAAGCTTGACAATTCAGAGACCCCCATCGATAAACTTGCAGAAGATGTCAAGGAAGGAACCCGGTTAATCAGGGAACTGGACAAAAAGCTCAAGCAGGTCGAGACTGAAGTGCTTGATGCCTTTAAGGAACTGGAAAGCGACTGA
- a CDS encoding integration host factor subunit alpha, whose product MTKADIVEKIHTNTGMTQKESAEMVEAVFSIMKSTLETGETLKISGFGSFVVKQKNDRRGRNPQTGEAITIEARRILTFKPSTVLRDAINK is encoded by the coding sequence ATGACCAAAGCAGATATTGTTGAAAAAATCCATACCAACACAGGTATGACCCAGAAAGAGTCGGCTGAAATGGTGGAGGCAGTCTTTTCCATCATGAAATCGACCCTTGAAACCGGCGAGACTTTGAAAATCTCTGGCTTCGGCAGTTTTGTGGTGAAACAGAAAAACGACCGGCGGGGCCGTAATCCTCAGACTGGCGAAGCGATCACCATTGAGGCGCGGCGTATATTAACCTTTAAGCCAAGCACTGTGCTACGCGATGCAATCAACAAGTAG
- a CDS encoding 3'-5' exonuclease — protein sequence MKNTAKDIPMNPIEAEIAVTGLHATGDYMVLRRMNLSQDSRFAGKVIANPRIGLCLDTETTGLNPACDKIIELGIVAFQYDPLTSGIIKIIGRYAGFEDPGIPLSAETTAITGITDEMVSGQSFDDAQVCRLADQASLVIAHNAAFDRKFVEARFPVFSKVPWGCSMTQVDWQAERISTRVLEYLLFKFGWFINAHRALDDAEGLLGILLESLPVSGTPIFKVLLERYDEVSAKVCAVGAPFEKKDVLKQRGYRWNDGAQGGCKAWWISVPGDMEREELAWLANEVYPRGITDSVEITRVDALDRFSIRER from the coding sequence TTGAAAAATACAGCCAAAGACATACCAATGAATCCGATTGAAGCAGAGATTGCTGTAACAGGCCTTCATGCGACTGGCGATTACATGGTGTTGCGCAGAATGAACCTGAGCCAGGACAGCCGTTTCGCCGGCAAGGTTATAGCCAACCCCAGGATCGGGCTCTGCCTCGACACGGAAACAACCGGGTTGAACCCTGCTTGCGACAAGATAATTGAGCTTGGGATCGTGGCCTTCCAGTATGACCCGCTGACATCTGGAATAATAAAGATCATTGGCCGGTATGCGGGATTTGAAGACCCAGGAATTCCTCTTTCAGCTGAAACAACGGCGATTACCGGCATCACTGATGAGATGGTGTCTGGCCAGTCCTTCGATGACGCCCAAGTATGCCGACTCGCCGATCAAGCAAGCCTGGTAATTGCCCACAATGCCGCGTTTGACCGCAAGTTCGTCGAGGCTCGATTTCCGGTTTTCTCAAAAGTGCCCTGGGGCTGTTCCATGACTCAGGTCGACTGGCAGGCAGAAAGGATTTCCACCCGGGTACTGGAATACCTATTGTTCAAGTTCGGCTGGTTTATCAATGCCCATCGTGCCTTAGACGATGCTGAAGGACTGCTCGGTATTCTTCTGGAATCTCTTCCTGTCAGTGGCACCCCAATATTCAAGGTGCTGTTGGAGAGATATGATGAGGTCTCCGCAAAAGTCTGCGCGGTAGGGGCCCCCTTTGAGAAGAAGGACGTACTGAAACAGAGAGGATACCGCTGGAATGACGGGGCGCAAGGCGGCTGCAAGGCATGGTGGATAAGTGTTCCCGGGGATATGGAAAGAGAAGAACTTGCCTGGCTTGCCAACGAGGTTTATCCCCGTGGCATAACGGACAGCGTGGAGATAACGCGAGTCGACGCACTTGATCGCTTCTCAATTCGGGAGAGATAA
- a CDS encoding GNAT family N-acetyltransferase → MAITEQILTGSAVDDCLNDIASLRIDIFREFPYLYDGRRKDELHYLKLYSVTPDSFVIIVKEGEKVAGAATGMPLRHESTELVDPFSGTSYPVDEIFYVGELLFYPEHRNHGMGMQVVRMVEEQVRSYSTYRYLTCATVVRPDNHPLRPADYIPIDRFLAHTGFNLLTGITTSFTWLETDGVRRSHPMKFWIKELLV, encoded by the coding sequence ATGGCGATAACCGAGCAAATATTGACTGGTTCTGCCGTTGACGACTGTCTCAACGATATAGCATCACTTCGAATCGATATTTTTAGAGAATTCCCCTACCTGTACGATGGCCGCCGCAAGGACGAACTCCACTATCTGAAGCTTTACTCCGTAACCCCTGATTCATTCGTGATCATCGTCAAAGAGGGGGAAAAGGTAGCAGGTGCGGCCACCGGGATGCCGCTGCGACATGAGTCAACGGAACTGGTCGATCCGTTCAGCGGCACATCCTATCCTGTCGACGAGATCTTCTATGTGGGTGAACTGCTCTTTTACCCCGAACATCGCAATCACGGTATGGGAATGCAGGTAGTGCGAATGGTAGAGGAGCAGGTTCGTTCCTACAGTACCTACCGGTACCTGACCTGTGCCACTGTGGTTCGGCCTGACAATCACCCGCTGCGTCCGGCAGACTATATCCCCATTGACAGGTTTCTCGCACACACCGGTTTCAACCTCCTGACCGGAATAACGACGAGCTTCACCTGGCTGGAAACGGATGGTGTCAGGCGCTCCCACCCCATGAAATTCTGGATCAAGGAGTTGCTGGTATGA
- a CDS encoding SagB/ThcOx family dehydrogenase — MSKPTITTESGRYFLTDRIREEVNFYCTPQSEGVDPPPVQKPAQPGSRIIPLPSRHEWSIKAYDLQTAIADRESHRRFTGDHLSLDELAFLLWSTQGVRAVIHEAAVLRTVPSAGCRHPFETYLGVLKVDGLDPGLYRYLPLDHALVHERDLPNLPAYLTAACRGQAFAGQAAVTFIWTAVMARTEWRYAEASYKVIALDAGHVCQNLYLACEAIGCGTCAIAAYNQGLADELVAVDGYEEFTVYIAPAGKVTRK; from the coding sequence ATGAGTAAGCCGACGATAACCACAGAAAGCGGCAGGTACTTCCTGACAGACCGGATCAGGGAAGAGGTTAATTTCTATTGCACCCCGCAGTCTGAAGGGGTCGATCCGCCTCCAGTTCAGAAACCTGCGCAACCGGGCAGCCGAATCATCCCTCTACCGTCCCGGCATGAATGGTCGATTAAGGCGTATGACCTGCAGACAGCAATCGCCGATCGTGAGAGCCACCGCCGCTTTACGGGCGATCACCTTTCCCTCGATGAATTGGCCTTTCTCCTCTGGTCAACCCAGGGTGTTCGTGCCGTGATCCACGAAGCTGCAGTTCTACGCACAGTCCCTTCCGCCGGTTGCCGTCACCCCTTTGAGACCTACCTTGGTGTGCTCAAGGTCGACGGTCTTGACCCGGGTCTCTATCGCTACCTCCCTCTTGATCACGCTCTGGTGCATGAACGGGATCTCCCGAACCTGCCAGCCTATCTCACCGCCGCCTGCCGCGGTCAGGCATTTGCCGGGCAAGCAGCCGTAACCTTCATCTGGACTGCGGTAATGGCTCGCACCGAGTGGCGTTACGCCGAGGCATCCTACAAAGTCATCGCCCTCGATGCCGGCCATGTTTGCCAGAACCTGTACCTGGCCTGCGAAGCGATCGGTTGCGGCACCTGTGCCATCGCTGCCTATAATCAGGGTCTGGCGGATGAATTGGTTGCCGTAGACGGTTATGAGGAATTCACCGTCTATATCGCCCCGGCAGGCAAAGTGACCAGAAAATGA
- the recD2 gene encoding SF1B family DNA helicase RecD2, whose amino-acid sequence MNGKGTTSDVPVERISGSVERVTFHSEESGFCVLRIKVKGKRELVTVIGSAATITPGEFVECVGTWHNDKTHGLQFKTTHLKTVPPSTLEGIEKYLGSGMVKGIGPHFAKVLVKAFGVDVFTVIEETPEKMLSLPGIGKKRTDKVTAAWAEQKAIREIMVFLQSHGVGTGRAVRIYKTYGDEAIIKVSENPYRLALDIHGIGFKTADVIADRLGIAPDSLIRAQAGVRHVLQELSGDGHCAATHDTLIKESVKLLEIDEAILEEAIREEVTQENLVPEEIDDVPCLFLSALHRAELGVANSVRRILSGEPPWGKIDMEKALPWVEEKTGLSLSQSQQDAVCLALTSKALVITGGPGTGKTTLVNSILKILAAKQLEILLAAPTGRAAKRMTETTGREAKTIHRLLEFDPQSFGFKRGRDNPLEADLIVIDESSMVDVVLMNKLLAAVPESTALMIVGDVNQLPSVGPGAVLADIITSGSVPTVRLTEIFRQAATSKIIVNAHRINKGELPLRNETEELSDFYFIPAETPEEIHAKLLQVVTERIPKRFGLHPVKDVQVLTPMNRGGLGAHALNAELQKVLNGNSEPKITRFGTTYSPGDKIIQTVNNYDKEVFNGDIGQILEIDTEESSLKADYDGRIVEYEFGELDEVSLAYATSIHKSQGSEYPAVVIPLAMQHYMLLERNLIYTAVTRGKKLVTIIGQPKALGMAVKNKNATKRLTNLTARLRSA is encoded by the coding sequence ATGAACGGGAAAGGCACCACTTCAGATGTCCCGGTCGAACGGATTTCCGGTTCCGTCGAGAGGGTAACCTTCCACAGCGAGGAATCAGGTTTCTGTGTGCTCCGGATCAAGGTAAAAGGTAAGCGCGAGTTGGTCACGGTCATCGGCAGTGCGGCAACGATAACCCCAGGTGAATTCGTCGAGTGTGTTGGTACCTGGCATAACGACAAGACCCACGGCCTGCAGTTCAAGACTACTCACCTGAAAACAGTCCCCCCGAGTACCCTGGAAGGCATCGAAAAGTACCTTGGCTCCGGCATGGTCAAAGGGATCGGCCCCCATTTCGCCAAAGTACTGGTGAAGGCATTCGGCGTCGACGTCTTCACCGTTATCGAGGAAACCCCGGAGAAAATGCTGTCACTCCCCGGCATTGGCAAGAAAAGGACGGATAAAGTTACCGCTGCCTGGGCAGAGCAGAAAGCGATCCGGGAGATCATGGTTTTCCTCCAGTCCCATGGTGTCGGGACCGGTCGGGCGGTCAGGATCTACAAAACTTATGGCGATGAGGCCATCATCAAGGTGTCTGAGAACCCCTACCGCTTGGCTCTCGACATTCACGGAATCGGTTTCAAGACCGCTGACGTCATTGCCGACAGGCTGGGTATTGCCCCGGACTCACTGATCCGGGCTCAGGCCGGCGTGCGCCATGTATTGCAGGAGTTGTCCGGCGACGGCCATTGTGCCGCCACCCACGACACCCTCATCAAGGAGTCGGTAAAGCTTCTGGAGATTGACGAGGCAATCCTGGAAGAAGCGATCCGGGAGGAAGTCACCCAGGAAAACCTGGTGCCGGAAGAAATCGACGACGTTCCCTGTCTGTTTCTGTCCGCGCTTCACCGGGCTGAACTGGGAGTGGCGAACAGCGTCAGGAGAATACTGAGTGGAGAGCCGCCATGGGGCAAAATCGATATGGAAAAGGCGCTCCCCTGGGTGGAAGAGAAGACGGGCCTTTCACTCTCCCAGTCGCAGCAGGACGCTGTATGCCTTGCTTTAACCAGCAAAGCACTCGTCATCACCGGCGGCCCGGGCACCGGCAAGACGACCCTGGTCAATAGCATCCTGAAGATCCTCGCAGCCAAACAGCTCGAAATCCTGTTGGCCGCCCCGACCGGACGCGCGGCCAAGCGGATGACCGAGACTACAGGACGGGAGGCCAAGACCATTCATCGCCTCCTGGAGTTTGATCCCCAGAGTTTCGGTTTCAAACGCGGGCGAGACAACCCTCTCGAAGCAGACCTCATAGTCATTGACGAATCATCTATGGTGGATGTGGTGCTGATGAACAAGCTCCTCGCGGCAGTCCCCGAAAGCACCGCTCTGATGATTGTTGGCGATGTAAATCAGCTGCCTTCAGTCGGTCCCGGTGCGGTGCTGGCCGACATCATCACATCCGGTTCTGTCCCGACCGTCAGGCTGACCGAGATTTTCCGCCAGGCAGCCACCTCAAAGATCATCGTCAATGCCCACCGGATCAACAAGGGAGAGTTGCCGCTGAGAAATGAAACGGAAGAGCTATCCGACTTCTACTTCATACCGGCAGAAACTCCGGAAGAAATTCACGCCAAGCTACTGCAGGTGGTTACCGAACGCATTCCGAAGCGCTTCGGCCTGCATCCGGTCAAGGATGTCCAGGTTCTCACCCCGATGAACCGGGGAGGACTGGGCGCTCACGCCTTGAACGCGGAACTCCAGAAAGTGCTCAATGGGAACAGCGAGCCCAAAATAACCCGCTTTGGAACGACGTACTCGCCGGGTGACAAGATCATCCAGACGGTGAATAACTACGACAAGGAAGTCTTCAACGGGGATATTGGCCAGATTCTTGAAATCGATACCGAGGAAAGCTCCCTCAAAGCTGATTACGACGGTAGAATAGTCGAGTATGAATTTGGTGAACTGGACGAGGTGTCGCTGGCCTATGCCACCAGCATCCATAAGAGCCAGGGTTCAGAGTACCCAGCTGTCGTGATTCCACTGGCAATGCAGCATTACATGCTGCTGGAGAGGAATCTGATCTATACGGCCGTCACGCGGGGGAAAAAACTGGTGACGATCATCGGCCAGCCCAAGGCATTGGGTATGGCGGTGAAGAATAAAAATGCCACAAAGCGTTTGACGAATTTGACAGCGAGGCTGCGTTCCGCATGA
- a CDS encoding ATP-binding cassette domain-containing protein, translating into MSQPFLQFHHISYTYETAHEPLFRDVSLHFAVGWSGIVGANGTGKTTLLKLATGLLLPDDGYVDAPPRLVYCDQRTDDPPPQLAELLQDTAKTAAVIRGRLGIQEDWLVRWPTLSHGERKRSQIAVALWLEPEVLAIDEPTNHVDAVARNILLRALQSFPGVGLLVSHDRELLDILCQQCLFIEPPEVIARPGNYSKGTQIAAIDAQTIKKEYTQKKQAYKELRREAGLRRDLANQYEHKRSKKGIAKHDHDAKQKIDAARLTGKDIVGGKLLRQLDGRFEHAQKELEGIKVKKEYSLGIWLPGSVSKRNVLFQHVSGTLPLNTEKLLAFPQLGIRPTDRIALTGQNGAGKSTMLRWLLPQLNVPAGQLIYLPQEIDAAQSRAILAEVQTLPHEQLGQVMTIISRLGSRPHRLLDSREPSPGEIRKLLLALGMTRQPHIIVMDEPTNHLDLPSVECLESALADCPCALLLVSHDQRFLHALTRLEWLITQSQEPSVANFLTIKETA; encoded by the coding sequence ATGTCGCAACCATTTCTACAATTCCATCACATCAGTTATACCTATGAAACAGCTCATGAACCGCTGTTCCGTGATGTATCGCTGCATTTCGCGGTGGGTTGGTCGGGCATTGTCGGTGCGAACGGTACTGGTAAAACCACGCTGCTGAAATTAGCAACCGGCCTGCTGCTGCCTGATGACGGCTATGTGGATGCACCGCCACGGTTAGTTTATTGTGACCAACGCACCGATGATCCGCCACCACAACTGGCCGAACTGTTACAGGATACAGCCAAAACTGCGGCAGTCATTCGCGGTCGGTTGGGCATCCAGGAAGATTGGCTGGTACGATGGCCAACGTTATCCCACGGTGAACGCAAACGCTCGCAAATCGCAGTCGCATTATGGTTGGAACCGGAAGTGCTCGCAATTGATGAGCCCACGAATCATGTAGATGCTGTGGCGCGCAACATTCTGCTGCGCGCATTACAGTCGTTTCCCGGCGTAGGCTTGCTAGTCAGCCATGATCGTGAATTGCTGGATATCTTATGCCAGCAATGCTTGTTTATTGAGCCGCCAGAAGTAATAGCACGGCCCGGCAATTATTCAAAAGGCACGCAAATCGCGGCCATAGATGCTCAGACCATCAAAAAGGAATATACCCAGAAGAAACAGGCCTATAAAGAATTGCGCCGCGAAGCTGGTCTTCGCCGGGATTTAGCCAATCAATACGAACACAAACGCTCGAAAAAAGGCATTGCAAAACACGATCATGATGCCAAGCAGAAAATTGATGCAGCCCGCTTGACCGGCAAAGACATTGTCGGAGGGAAACTTCTGAGACAGTTGGATGGTCGGTTTGAACATGCACAGAAGGAATTGGAGGGGATCAAAGTCAAAAAAGAGTATTCGCTCGGTATCTGGCTTCCGGGGTCGGTGTCGAAGCGGAACGTGCTGTTCCAACATGTATCCGGCACGTTGCCCTTAAATACTGAAAAACTGTTAGCCTTTCCGCAATTAGGTATCCGCCCGACGGATCGCATCGCCCTGACGGGGCAGAATGGCGCGGGGAAAAGCACGATGTTGCGCTGGCTGCTGCCGCAACTCAACGTGCCCGCAGGTCAATTGATCTATCTGCCGCAGGAAATTGACGCGGCGCAATCGCGCGCCATTCTTGCGGAAGTGCAAACTTTGCCGCATGAGCAATTAGGGCAAGTGATGACTATTATCAGCCGGTTAGGATCGCGTCCGCATCGTTTACTGGATAGCCGTGAACCCAGTCCCGGTGAAATTCGGAAACTATTACTTGCGCTTGGCATGACGAGGCAGCCGCACATCATTGTCATGGACGAGCCGACAAATCACTTAGATTTGCCTTCGGTTGAATGTCTGGAAAGTGCGCTGGCCGATTGTCCATGTGCGTTATTGCTAGTCAGCCATGATCAGCGTTTCTTGCACGCGCTGACGCGTCTAGAATGGCTAATAACACAATCCCAAGAGCCATCTGTGGCGAATTTCTTAACAATTAAGGAAACTGCATAG
- a CDS encoding LexA family protein, with translation MIAITERQQMVLDFITRFTQTHGYSPTVRDIAAHLGVSSPSGVNRHLEALEKKGWLKKTGASRGIVLTSHGGQSIPLKEEQMMEVRRSDREITPQESIDILDTAEYGILSTVGNDGQPYGVPLSYVHKGSIYFHCAISGHKLENIEHNAKVSFCVVGKTKVLPDKFGTEYESAVVFGRVSEVNGAERHHALLWLLEKYCSDFIEEGKRYIEQKDKITKVFKIEIARISGKARR, from the coding sequence GACGCATGGATACTCACCGACAGTGCGTGACATCGCGGCTCACCTTGGTGTCAGCAGTCCTTCCGGGGTGAATCGACATCTCGAAGCTCTCGAAAAAAAAGGATGGCTCAAGAAAACAGGGGCATCCCGCGGGATAGTACTTACTTCACACGGAGGACAGTCTATTCCCCTAAAGGAAGAACAAATGATGGAAGTTCGGAGAAGTGACCGAGAGATAACCCCACAAGAATCAATTGACATCCTCGACACCGCAGAATATGGGATTTTATCGACGGTAGGCAACGACGGGCAACCCTATGGCGTGCCGTTGAGTTACGTTCACAAGGGATCAATCTATTTCCACTGTGCCATCAGCGGCCATAAACTCGAAAATATCGAGCACAACGCAAAGGTTTCTTTTTGCGTGGTTGGCAAGACCAAGGTTCTGCCAGACAAGTTTGGCACCGAATACGAAAGTGCCGTGGTCTTTGGCCGAGTTTCAGAAGTGAATGGCGCCGAGAGACATCACGCTTTGTTGTGGCTGTTGGAGAAATACTGTTCAGACTTTATCGAAGAGGGCAAACGCTACATTGAGCAAAAAGACAAGATTACCAAGGTCTTCAAAATCGAAATCGCCCGGATTAGCGGTAAAGCTCGAAGATAG